In Thalassoglobus sp. JC818, the following are encoded in one genomic region:
- a CDS encoding pilus assembly protein TadG-related protein, whose protein sequence is MKTLQRTRFRSSFQNDRKGAVLVMGIGLLVILFAFTALALDMGYISLSRAELQRSADAAALAANIELYKSWGVGASKTNAQGAAAARTAAVAVAAANEAAGRSGTYIDSANDIRFGYRQWDPAAGQWSIQWGQAPYNAVEVTARRNNPGSNLGDGPLDLWFAPVIGSRNATTTVKATAAIQPGVTIRNVPNIKAGILPITLDEPTWDNLVLNGAGSDNYHWNDDTKTITSGSDGILEVSLYPYGNQALPPGNRGTVDFGHQGNSTADISRQILHGLNDSDLSYFGGQLDLNALPMILNGDTGLSAGIKDELEAIKGEPRMIPIFSQVSGNGNNANYTIVKFVPIRIMYVKLTGKPSGKTVVIQPAVYTDPSVVGGDTVILEDSVLAPAGLIH, encoded by the coding sequence ATGAAAACCCTGCAACGAACACGATTTCGATCGAGCTTCCAGAACGACCGCAAGGGGGCCGTTCTGGTGATGGGAATTGGACTACTGGTCATTCTCTTCGCGTTCACAGCACTCGCGCTCGACATGGGTTACATCTCGCTTTCGCGAGCTGAGCTCCAGCGAAGTGCCGATGCAGCGGCGCTCGCTGCCAACATCGAACTCTACAAGTCGTGGGGCGTTGGAGCGTCGAAGACCAACGCTCAAGGAGCAGCAGCAGCACGAACGGCCGCAGTCGCGGTTGCGGCAGCGAATGAAGCAGCGGGTCGAAGTGGAACCTACATCGATAGTGCGAATGACATTCGCTTTGGATATCGGCAATGGGATCCGGCCGCCGGTCAATGGTCAATCCAGTGGGGACAAGCTCCTTACAACGCTGTTGAAGTGACGGCCCGTCGCAACAATCCCGGAAGCAACCTCGGCGATGGACCGCTCGATCTCTGGTTCGCACCAGTTATCGGTTCTCGAAACGCGACGACCACAGTGAAGGCAACTGCAGCCATTCAACCCGGGGTCACGATTCGCAATGTCCCAAACATCAAGGCTGGCATCTTGCCAATCACGCTTGATGAGCCAACTTGGGATAACCTCGTCCTGAATGGAGCTGGCTCAGACAACTACCACTGGAACGATGATACGAAAACGATCACCAGCGGCAGTGACGGCATCCTTGAAGTCAGCTTGTACCCTTACGGAAACCAAGCATTGCCGCCTGGAAACCGTGGAACAGTCGACTTCGGACATCAGGGAAACAGCACCGCAGATATCTCACGACAGATCCTCCACGGACTGAATGATTCTGACCTGTCGTACTTCGGCGGGCAGCTCGACCTGAATGCATTGCCGATGATTTTGAATGGAGACACCGGCTTGAGCGCCGGAATCAAAGATGAGCTTGAGGCGATTAAAGGCGAGCCGCGGATGATTCCGATTTTCTCGCAGGTTTCAGGTAACGGAAACAATGCGAACTACACCATCGTCAAGTTTGTTCCGATTCGAATCATGTACGTCAAATTGACCGGTAAGCCGAGCGGAAAGACCGTTGTCATTCAACCTGCGGTTTACACCGACCCCAGCGTAGTCGGCGGAGATACCGTCATTCTGGAAGACTCCGTCCTCGCTCCGGCTGGACTCATTCACTGA
- a CDS encoding TadE/TadG family type IV pilus assembly protein, protein MRRQLRNSNQKKSRLGAAIVETAVMMPILLSVTFGVIEFGRAFMVSNLITNAAREGSRQAIIKGVSTADVKTAVIDQVRNTVGATLTTNQVTVTITPYTGNPNPNNECLNASTRDLIVVGVSVPYTDVGYFFRYLTSVNLKASAAMRHE, encoded by the coding sequence ATGCGACGTCAACTTCGAAACAGCAATCAGAAAAAATCTCGGTTGGGAGCCGCAATTGTCGAAACTGCGGTCATGATGCCGATCCTGCTCAGCGTCACTTTCGGGGTGATCGAGTTCGGTCGTGCCTTCATGGTCTCCAACCTGATTACGAATGCTGCACGTGAAGGAAGTCGTCAAGCGATCATCAAGGGAGTGTCGACCGCCGATGTGAAAACTGCGGTGATTGACCAAGTCCGCAACACGGTTGGAGCGACTCTGACAACCAATCAGGTCACTGTGACAATTACACCTTACACAGGGAATCCAAATCCGAACAACGAATGCTTGAATGCCTCAACACGAGATCTCATCGTTGTTGGAGTCAGTGTCCCCTACACCGACGTCGGCTACTTCTTCCGCTATCTGACGAGTGTCAACCTTAAGGCATCAGCTGCGATGCGTCACGAATAG
- a CDS encoding SRPBCC family protein — MADRIDINFDGSDWQLSCEQFIDAPIEDVFQFFSDAENLEAITPPWLNFRIVTPRPIQMREGALIDYRLALRRIPIRWRTRIAEWNPPYSFVDEQLRGPYRKWVHEHTFISKDGGTQVSDIVYYQVPGPRFLHERLVNSDLRRIFQFRQDVLAQHFHETNVVS; from the coding sequence ATGGCAGATCGCATCGACATCAATTTCGACGGATCAGATTGGCAACTCTCCTGCGAGCAGTTCATCGACGCTCCAATCGAAGACGTGTTTCAGTTCTTTTCGGACGCAGAGAATCTGGAAGCGATCACCCCTCCCTGGTTGAATTTCCGCATTGTGACGCCTCGACCAATTCAGATGCGAGAGGGTGCGCTGATCGACTATCGACTTGCTTTGCGAAGGATTCCGATTCGCTGGCGAACGAGAATCGCGGAATGGAACCCTCCGTACTCGTTCGTCGACGAACAGCTTCGCGGCCCCTATCGAAAATGGGTCCACGAACACACGTTCATCTCCAAAGATGGTGGAACACAAGTTTCGGATATCGTGTACTATCAAGTTCCGGGACCTCGATTCTTGCATGAAAGACTGGTCAACAGTGATCTGCGGCGAATCTTCCAATTCCGGCAGGATGTCCTTGCTCAACACTTTCACGAAACAAACGTCGTCTCATGA
- a CDS encoding deoxyribodipyrimidine photolyase, with product MSDVPTARIRTLNEEEVREKGDYVLYWMIANRRSKSNFSLQRAVEWANLLDKPLIVFEALRVNYRWASDRIHRFVLQGMADQKKDFEDAGVTYYPYVEPTQNDGRHLLTTLAENSAVVVTDDFPSFFIPTMLRLVSRKLEVKLEAVDSNGLFPMRSTNEVFKTAHSFRRFLQKSLRPHLDEFPEVDSIKTNGLPDSVPVPKKILKKWPAASADLLKATSKALSDLPIDHSVGPAAFDGGRNAADDVLDQFMKDRLDRYGDGRNHPDEDASSGLSPYIHFGHISSHTVFQRIADHEDWSTDQLSKKTSGSREGWWGMSSSSESFLDELITWRELGYNMCAHRSDYDQYESLPDWAKETIEEHAEDDRPHTYSLEEFERAETHDEIWNAAQRQLVRDGRLHNYLRMLWGKKIFQWSTTPQDALKVMIELNNKYAVDGRNPNSYSGIFWVLGRYDRAWGPERPIFGKIRYMTSESTQKKLKMSEYLEKYSE from the coding sequence ATGAGTGATGTTCCGACAGCTCGAATCCGAACACTGAATGAAGAAGAGGTTCGAGAAAAGGGTGACTATGTTCTCTACTGGATGATTGCCAACCGGAGATCAAAGTCGAACTTCTCTCTCCAACGTGCCGTCGAATGGGCGAATTTGCTCGACAAACCTTTGATCGTCTTCGAGGCGCTTCGAGTCAATTATCGCTGGGCCAGCGACAGGATTCATCGTTTCGTTCTTCAGGGCATGGCTGATCAAAAGAAGGACTTCGAAGACGCTGGCGTCACGTATTACCCGTATGTCGAACCGACGCAAAACGACGGACGACACCTGCTGACAACACTCGCCGAAAATTCTGCGGTTGTCGTGACGGATGACTTTCCGTCATTTTTCATCCCGACCATGCTGCGACTCGTTTCTCGCAAACTCGAGGTGAAGCTCGAAGCGGTCGACTCCAATGGACTCTTCCCCATGAGGTCCACGAACGAAGTCTTCAAAACGGCTCATTCGTTTCGCCGCTTCCTGCAAAAGTCGTTACGACCTCACCTGGACGAGTTTCCCGAAGTCGATTCCATTAAAACTAATGGCCTTCCGGATTCCGTTCCCGTCCCGAAGAAGATTTTAAAGAAGTGGCCCGCTGCTTCGGCAGATCTTTTAAAAGCAACAAGCAAAGCATTGTCCGATCTTCCAATCGACCACTCAGTCGGTCCGGCCGCTTTCGATGGCGGTCGCAATGCAGCAGACGATGTCCTCGACCAGTTCATGAAGGATCGACTGGATCGATACGGCGATGGCCGAAACCATCCCGACGAAGACGCCAGCAGCGGCCTCTCTCCGTATATCCACTTCGGTCACATTTCGTCTCACACAGTCTTCCAAAGAATTGCGGACCACGAAGACTGGTCGACCGATCAACTCTCAAAAAAGACTTCAGGCTCGCGCGAGGGCTGGTGGGGAATGTCTTCCTCGTCAGAGAGCTTCCTCGACGAACTGATCACATGGAGAGAACTCGGGTACAACATGTGTGCACATCGCAGCGATTACGATCAGTACGAATCGCTCCCTGACTGGGCGAAAGAAACGATCGAAGAACATGCTGAGGACGACCGCCCTCACACCTATAGTCTCGAAGAATTTGAACGGGCTGAAACTCACGACGAAATCTGGAACGCTGCCCAGCGACAACTCGTCCGTGACGGTAGACTGCACAACTATCTACGCATGCTGTGGGGCAAGAAAATCTTTCAATGGTCGACGACGCCGCAAGACGCTTTGAAAGTCATGATCGAACTCAACAACAAATACGCGGTCGATGGGCGCAACCCCAACAGCTATTCAGGGATTTTCTGGGTGTTGGGAAGATACGATCGCGCGTGGGGTCCGGAGCGTCCCATCTTCGGGAAGATTCGCTACATGACCAGCGAAAGCACCCAAAAGAAGCTCAAGATGTCCGAGTACTTAGAGAAGTATTCTGAGTAA
- a CDS encoding DUF1992 domain-containing protein translates to MGERKSAHESWEGFIEQRIQDAQNEGEFDNLHGQGKPIPGIEKALDSDWWLKDKLKREQLSIVPPLIEARRDIEQTLNEIKSLANEDFVRTELEKLNQRVLQAIQSPSPSPPIVVLPVNIEREIALWKESKNAGTPSP, encoded by the coding sequence ATGGGAGAACGCAAATCTGCTCATGAGTCGTGGGAAGGGTTTATCGAACAACGAATTCAAGACGCCCAGAACGAAGGCGAATTCGACAACCTCCACGGACAGGGAAAACCGATTCCGGGTATCGAAAAGGCTCTCGACTCGGACTGGTGGCTGAAAGACAAACTCAAGCGGGAACAGCTCAGCATTGTTCCCCCACTGATTGAAGCTCGACGTGACATCGAACAGACCTTGAACGAAATCAAATCGCTGGCCAATGAAGATTTCGTCCGAACCGAACTCGAAAAGCTCAACCAGCGAGTCCTTCAAGCCATTCAATCTCCATCGCCAAGCCCTCCCATCGTCGTTCTACCAGTGAACATCGAGAGGGAAATTGCACTCTGGAAAGAGTCCAAAAACGCCGGCACTCCATCACCATAA
- the trkA gene encoding Trk system potassium transporter TrkA: protein MHAVILGAGTVGRSIADLLVQQDVNVCIVDEQRDVLNRVEEQLDVQTVLGSACESIPLFQAGVQNAEICLAVTSRDEVNLVGASLSKVMGAKTTVARVFNPAYRDFSTFDYQRHFGIDRLLSLEKLTALELAKGLRAPGLFAVESFARGGVEVLEVGVDQRSAAVGRSIRDLNLPATVRIGLLVGNKGPSVPTADEVIQPGDRVTLIGKSTALEDVKSQFEARTHRTMSVIIAGGGEIGFHLAKLLDSRRYRVVVLEADQERCQLLGSRLESVTVLAGDATNQNELEEARVSSVDVFVAAMGRDEDNIICGAEAKELGASRIISIVRRPDYVNVLEKIGIDLAVSPREVMAGEIVGMIQTGPIARQSSIAGGAAQVWEVEVREGAPCTAGALRDLQIKDCLIAAIVREEYVEVASGDDQLRVGDSVVVIVQKGQEAAALKWFAANGQGSRS, encoded by the coding sequence ATGCACGCAGTGATTCTTGGTGCCGGTACGGTCGGAAGATCGATCGCGGATTTGCTTGTTCAGCAGGATGTAAACGTTTGCATCGTTGATGAACAACGCGACGTGCTGAATCGTGTTGAAGAACAGCTTGATGTTCAAACTGTGCTGGGGTCCGCGTGCGAGTCGATTCCGTTGTTTCAGGCGGGGGTTCAGAACGCCGAGATTTGTCTGGCAGTGACGAGCCGCGACGAAGTGAATCTTGTCGGGGCGAGCTTGTCCAAAGTGATGGGGGCGAAGACGACCGTCGCTCGCGTCTTCAACCCTGCATATCGTGATTTCAGTACCTTCGATTATCAGCGGCATTTCGGAATCGATCGGCTTCTCAGTCTCGAAAAACTGACTGCTCTGGAACTTGCGAAGGGCTTGCGAGCACCGGGATTGTTTGCAGTCGAAAGTTTCGCACGTGGTGGAGTGGAAGTGTTGGAGGTCGGAGTTGATCAGCGGTCTGCCGCGGTTGGACGATCGATTCGGGATTTGAATCTGCCAGCGACAGTTCGCATTGGATTGCTCGTCGGTAACAAGGGGCCTTCAGTTCCGACAGCTGATGAGGTCATTCAGCCGGGTGACCGTGTGACGCTGATCGGCAAGTCGACGGCGCTCGAAGATGTGAAGAGTCAATTCGAGGCGCGGACTCATCGAACGATGTCGGTGATTATCGCCGGGGGTGGAGAGATCGGTTTTCATCTGGCGAAGCTCCTCGACAGTCGACGCTATCGCGTGGTCGTCCTCGAAGCGGATCAGGAACGCTGTCAGTTGTTAGGAAGTCGACTCGAGTCGGTGACGGTTCTGGCGGGAGATGCGACGAATCAGAATGAACTCGAAGAAGCACGAGTCAGTTCGGTCGATGTTTTCGTGGCTGCAATGGGGCGAGACGAAGACAATATCATTTGTGGGGCAGAAGCGAAAGAGCTGGGAGCATCACGCATCATCAGCATTGTGCGCCGACCGGATTATGTGAACGTGCTTGAGAAGATCGGGATCGATCTCGCTGTCAGCCCAAGAGAAGTGATGGCCGGCGAGATCGTCGGAATGATCCAGACGGGGCCAATTGCGAGGCAAAGTTCGATCGCTGGCGGAGCGGCTCAGGTTTGGGAAGTTGAAGTGCGAGAAGGAGCACCGTGCACGGCGGGGGCACTTCGCGACTTGCAGATCAAAGATTGCCTGATCGCAGCGATCGTCCGCGAAGAGTACGTTGAGGTGGCTTCCGGGGATGATCAGTTGCGGGTCGGTGACTCGGTCGTCGTGATTGTTCAGAAAGGTCAAGAAGCTGCAGCGCTAAAATGGTTTGCAGCGAATGGCCAAGGCTCGCGAAGCTAA
- a CDS encoding DUF3467 domain-containing protein yields MDANGGSPPDDEESERDRSDEKDSGRNPSDPLPDPASFPQPIQAQVQHQNLSARVPSRVGEGVFANGVMVLTGQTEVVLDFVLRMGEQQRIVSRCVLPYLVARQFLMALRSNVENYEQRFGELPQLPVPKSDPSTGPVSEEREAEGSQAGGGNNPPHSGLGSPGHPENGNQSPAVPRIEDVYDELKADDQVYAGHYSNAVLIRHTGTEFCLDFITNLFPRSTVTSRIFLAAPHIRPLVGSLQRALQLPGSSEEMT; encoded by the coding sequence TCCGGCAGGAATCCTTCCGATCCTCTTCCAGACCCGGCTTCTTTTCCCCAGCCAATTCAGGCTCAGGTTCAACATCAGAATCTGAGCGCACGCGTTCCCAGTCGGGTCGGAGAAGGGGTTTTCGCAAACGGAGTGATGGTTCTTACGGGGCAGACTGAGGTTGTTCTCGATTTCGTGTTGAGAATGGGAGAGCAACAGCGAATCGTCTCACGATGTGTACTTCCGTATCTGGTTGCTCGTCAGTTTTTGATGGCGCTCCGAAGCAACGTCGAAAACTATGAGCAGCGGTTTGGCGAACTTCCCCAGCTTCCGGTTCCAAAGTCCGATCCTTCAACCGGTCCCGTCTCTGAAGAGAGAGAGGCTGAAGGCTCGCAGGCCGGTGGCGGCAACAATCCACCGCATTCCGGTTTGGGGAGCCCAGGGCATCCGGAAAATGGAAATCAAAGTCCCGCAGTCCCGCGAATCGAAGATGTTTATGACGAGTTGAAGGCTGATGATCAGGTCTATGCTGGCCATTACTCCAACGCGGTCTTGATCCGACACACTGGAACAGAATTCTGCCTCGATTTCATTACCAATTTGTTCCCTCGCTCAACGGTGACATCTCGAATTTTTCTGGCAGCACCTCACATTCGACCTCTCGTGGGATCGTTGCAGCGTGCTTTGCAACTTCCGGGAAGCAGTGAGGAGATGACATAA